TCAGCATGAGGCGGCGTCTGCGGCCGGTCGCGGCGTCTGCGACCAGGGCGCGTATGTCCCCCGGCTTGTACTGCTCGATCCGTATGCGGATGCTGTCCCGCGGGTCGCAGGCCGCGAAGATCCGTCCGGGCTTGATATGGGTCACCCGCGCCCCCGGTCGACGAGATGCGACAGGGCCTTCGCCGCCACCGCCGCCGGCCACGCGACGATGACCACCGCGAGGTACAAGGCGACGGCGCCTGGGCGCAGTTGGCACACAAGTCGCAGGGTCGGGTCGTAGGCGAGCAGCCTCCGGAAGGCGTCCGCCAGGATCACGGCTCCCGCTGCCCACGCGAGGAGGACGAGCAGGGCGAGCGCACTGGTCACGACTCCACTTTTCTGGTGTCGACGTGAACCCAGACGGTACGAAGGACGCGGGCTCGGGCCAGGCGCAGGGCAAGGGAAGCTGCACGGCCGTTCCGGTGCGCGGCGAAGCCCGCGCAGATGGCGGGGGAATCGGTGCCGAGCGTGGCGTGGCAGACAATGTGCCCCTCCTCGGCGATGGCGTTGGCGATCATCTCTGCCACGCGCCCCTCTTCCAGGCGCATCAGGTTGCCCGGCCGGAAGATGCACGTGCCGCATCGCCCCGCGCAGATCCGGACGCTCCATGTCGCCGGGTCGGCAACGTCGTGGCGCAGCCCGTCGGACGAGTAGGTGGCAGAGCTGGTCATCGATCGGCCCCCGGAGTGGCGGCACGAACTGCCTCACCGGTCGCTGCCAGCAGCATCTCCAGGCAGTGGGAGAACAGTTCGGGGTCCGGCGCGGTGAAAGCGGCCCCGTAGAGGGCAAGCGTGGTCGCGGTGTCCCCATTGGCGAACGCGGTGATGAAGCGTGCTGCGAAGAGATGCGGCTGCGGGACGATGTCCTCGGGACGGCTGTCGTCGGAAGTCAGAATGATCCAGGACGCCGTGTCGGCATCGAGTCCCTGCATCTTCGCCAAGGCTGCCTTCGCCATAACGGCGAGCCCCGTCGCGACGCCGTACATCAGCGAGGGTGTCCCGTTCCGTGCGAGGTCCGCCAGGATCTCCTGGGCCTCGTCGTGGCGCCCTTCCGTCCAGTGGGTGACCGCCTCGACGAGGCGCTCGCTGACCATCGGGTGCGTCACTGGGGCGCCCCCGTTCGTCGGCATGACCGGCACGGACCAGGTTCCGGGCTGGCCCGGAACCTCTCTCCAGCCGTTCACCGCCTCCGGAGTTCGGGCGTCGGGTCGAATCATGTAGCCGTGCTCGATCAGCCGGTGCCCGGCGCTGGCCGGGCGGAAGCTGTCCCAGTCGAAGACGAGGTCCACCAAGTCGCCGTCGTGGTCCTCGGCCAGAACTCGAATCCGGTAGCCGTCCGGCGTTCCGGTGCACATTGCGGTCAGGTGCTTCACTGCGATTCCTCTCGGTTGGTCAGGGAGCGTCGGGGAGTTCGAGCTGCTGCGCGGCCTGTTCCTCCGCGTCGAGTGGGTTCGGTCCGGGGCGGTAGTAGGGCAGGCACCGGGGGCACTGCTGCTCCACAGCCCGGCGGTGAGCGCGCGATCCGGCGGCCGTGCCGCACGACTTGCGGATGACCGGGACTGGCAACTCGCTGGGGTCGGCGTCCGGCAGCTCGTGGATGATCACGCCGTTGAGCCAGATCCGGCCGCCGCAGATGCCGGTGAACAGGCTTTTGGCTGGGACGACTTGGCGGATGCAGGCGGCCCGGTAGGGGCAGCCGCCGCAGACGTAGAGGACGGGTTCGCAGATGGCGACCAGTTCGATGCCGTTCTTCCATCTGTCGTCGGCAACGGCGAAGTCCTCGTCGCCGAAGCACGGGGCGTGGGAGGTGACGTGGGTGCCGATCAGGGTTCGTGATCCGGTCACAGGACGGGCTCCAATCGCTGGCCGATCCACCGTGCGACGTTGACCGAGACCGCGTTGCCTGCCTGCGCGGTCTGCTCGGCCTGGTTGCCGTAGACGACGTACTTCTTGGGGAACCGCTGCCCTTCGAGCTGTTCGCGGGGCTTGAGCATGCGGAAGTAGCAGTCATTGATGTCCGGGGCGTTTTGCACCAGGGCAGCTGAGTCGCGGGTGGAGAGGGTGTGGACGGGTTCGGCGGCTGTCTTCACCGCGGCCTTGCGGTACGGCACGACGAGGGTGTTCCGCGCACGCTCGGGGGCTGTGCCGGCGTGCGTGACGAGGCCGTGGTGGTTGCCCTGGGCGGTGACGACGCTGAGTGGGTCGCTCGCGGGGCTGGCGGTGGCGTGGTTGCGGTACTCGATGATGAACGGGTCCATCGTCAGCAGGGCTTCGCTCTCGCGGGTGGTGCGAGTACGCATCGGCACATCGAGGGGGACGGCGTCGGTGTTCCACGAGCCGCCGGTCGGCACCAGAAGCGCGTCGCCCTGCTTCACCGTCCGCGCGGGCAGCGGCCGGTCCTCGACAGCGAACGCTCTGTCCCCGCCGTCCTTGCCGTGGGTGAGCGAGATCGAGTAGGGACGCCAGGGGAACTTGAGGCGGCCCGCGCGGATGCGGTCCATGGTGGTGTCGGCGAGGGGCTTCTTGCGGTCGCCGATCCGCTTCCCGAGGTCGCTCCAGTCGATGATGTCGCTGGCCGGGCGTACGTACGGCTCGACCATGGCGTGGCGGCAGCGGGTGTTTGGGCAGCGGTAGATGTAGTCGCGCCGGTACTTCCCGATGCGCAGGCCCTCGGTCTTGGTCCACGACTGGACCGCATGAACGTCCTCACCGCAGTCGACGCAGGGAGCGAGCGGCCTGGGTTCCAGGTCGGGCTTGCGCATGGTCTTGAGCGTGAAGACCACGTACATCCGGTCACGCCACTGCGGGGCGCGCAGGTTGACCTCGTCGCCGACGTGGGCGCTGCTGACGCACACGATCTGGTACCGGTATCCGAGCACCTCCATGGATTCGAGCCACTTCTCGAACAGGATCCAGTCGAGCCCGAATTCGACGACGTTCTCAACAACGACCGCCTTGAACCGCTTCGCCTCAGCGGCACGCAGGACGCACCAGGCGGTGACCCGCGTCGCCTCGAAGGCATCCTTCGAAAGGGCCTCCCAGTCGCCGCGTTCCTCTTCCAACAGGTCAAGCAGGTCAAGCTGGTTCGTCTCCCGGCGCCGCCCGCCCGCAGGGCTGATCTCGGTGCAGATGACAGACGCCCACAGGGCATCGGCCTTGGGCAGCATGCGCATCGGGAAGGCGTCGGTGAGGGTCATGACGGCGTGCTCGCACGTGGGGTGGTTGGCTGCGTGCGTCTCAATCGCCAAGTCCCAGTGGTTGATGCCCAGGATCAGTTCGTGCCCGGCTTCGACGAGCCCGGTACTGCTGCCGCCTGCGCCGCACAGCAGGTCGATAAAGGTGGCCATGGTGGTGGTCGGGTCTCCAAGAGGTCTTTCAGGGCCCGGCCCCGCGTCGCGGGGCCGGGCGACGGCCGAGATCAGTAAGTGCGGAGGCCGCCGTGCGCCTGCGCGCGGCGCAGGAAGGCGATCCAGTACCCCCACATCGGGTCGCCCACGGGCATCTCGGCGATGGCCACGCCCGGGTGGGCGTCATAGGCGGTGAGGGCAGCAGTGATCTCGGCGACCGTCACGAGGAAGCCGTCGTTGTAGTCGAGCTTGTACCTGGGTATGCCGGTCGGCACCGTCTCGGAGGCGTCCTTAACGGCCTGGTACGCGGTCCGGAACTCGGCGATGCGGTTCGCCGTGCTCTCGTCGTGCTTGATGCCGGGCCGGTGATCCACGCCCGCCAGCCCGTAGGCGGTCAGCTGGGGGTATGACGGTATGGGCGGCTCGACGAGCATCCCGAAATTGTTCATCGTGTCGAGGGTGCGCGGCATCGCGGTGTAGGCGAACCGGAAGTAGTTCTGGTCCCCTTCGGCGGGCTTACCGTCGGAGTTCTGGATGTAGATGTCGTATCCCACGGGGGTGTTCTCCAAGAGGTCTGCGGCTGCCCGGCCCGGAGTCGGGCCGGGCAGCGCGATCAGCGGTGGGCGGCGTGGCGGTGGTGGACTTCGCCGTAGGTCTTGCGGCGCGGGACCCGGCTGCGGGCCTCCCAGCGGAGCTCTTCGATGACGATCACGGTGAGGCCGGCACCGACACCGAGAGCGAGCACGAGCAGCGCGTACAGCACGTACAGCGCGGTCACCGCGCCACCACCTCGTAGCGAGCCGGGCAGGGCTGAAGGAGCTGCATGCAGGCGACGAACACCCCGTGGGCGTCGTTGGTCGCGAGTCCGTTGTCCAACGCGGCCTGGGCTCGGGCTCGTTCGGCGTCGCCCTGCGGGTGCGCGATGACGCAAGCGCAGGGACGCTTGCCGGTCTCCTCCGCAGGATTCGGCGGGGCCGCTTCGGTGTCCGCCATCAGACGATCACCTGCCCGGCGGACGCGAGGTAGAGGATGCCGACCTCGTCGTTCAGCTCCCACACAGTGAGCGGCCAGTCCGTGCCACCTTGCGCGTGGACGCACGTCCAGCCCTTCTCCGCCATGGCGCGCACGACGTTGCCGTACTCCTTGATGGCCGCGTCGTTGTCGGTGAGAGGGCCGTGGAGCAGCTTGGACAGCGGTAGGCGCTGCGCTGTCACGCCCCGAAGCCGGACGGAGACCAGGTCGATGACGCGTGGCGCGAGGCACCGCTCTGTGACGAAGGCCGTGATGGCCTGGATGAGCGGGACGGCGTTGTTGCCGTGTTCCGACTGCTCTCCGCTGTCGGTGGAGTCGTAGAACACCTCGTCGATGTTCGGGTTGTCGTCGTGGAGGCGCTTGACCTGGAAGCCCTCCAGCGCGGCCGGGTCCATGGGCAGGTCCTCGACCGAGGAGATCCACAGATACGAGCCGTCGGTGAGCTCGGCGGTGATGGCGAACATGTTCCCGGACTCGACGTTGGTCACGAGCGGGATGCGGCGCAGCGCGGTGATGACCGGCTCGTACGCGCTCCACAGGGCCAGCCAGAGCGGGTCTTCGGTGTTGTTGTGCACGGTCATCGGGGCCAGCGGCGCCAGGTCGTTGCTCACAGTTCCTTCTCCAAGAGGTCGTGTGCCAGTCAACACTACAGAGTTGGGATCTATCTCAGGGCAAATTGATGCACGTGGACGGACTCACCACAGGCGGGTGACGAACACCAGGCGGGGGGCCTTGCGCCGTTCCTCTCGGGCCTGCCGGGCGAGGGCGGTCGAAGCCTCCAGCTCGTCGGCGCGCTGGATGGCGACGTCGGCGATGTCCAGCGCCTGGTGGGCGAGGTCGCGGGCCTGCATGAGCGCCCGGTGGTTCTCGCGGTGGTCGAGGTGGATCTCAGAGCCGCCGACGTCGTCGAGGAGTTCGCCGACGATCTCGTCTCGCACCAGCTTGGCGCGCCCGAGCCCGCCGAGGTGGCGCTCACAGTCGACCAGGTCCTTCAGGTCGGCGATCTGGATGAGCATGCCGCCGACACCCTCGGGGTCTTGACGGAAGAGGTCAGCGAGGCCGTGGATCTGCTCGCGGGCGGCAGCGCCATTGTCGAGCACGAGCGCGCCCCTGTGGCAGCGGCGAAGGATGGGCAAGTAGTTCATGTCGTCCTTCCGATCAAGAGGGGGGCTTCTCTCCCTCTTTCTGGTTCTATTCTATATGCATTGCCAGGGATGTCCATATTCCTGGTGAAATTTTCTTTCGGGTGTCTAAGTTTTTCGCTGACTGCCGCCCTTTCGTGCTCGTACGGCCTCGCGCGCAGCTCTGCGCGCCTCTTCGGTCGCCTCCGGGTGCTCCTCGACCCGTTGGCGGCGCCTGGCGGCGTCCTCGTGCCACTCATCCCAGAAGCGCCCGTGCTCCCGGTGTTCCTCGTCCTTGGCCTCCGCCTGTTCCCTCCGGCGGCCTGCCCGCGGGTTGGTGCCGCACCCACGGCAGGAGGCAGCAGGGCGCCCTCGGTGCTTCGTGCAGCCCCTGCGCGGCTCCCCGCGCTCGTCGGCGGAGCCGTCTGGCGGAGCGGACGCGGGCTCCCCTGCGGCGTCAGCCGTGGGGGTAAGGGGGGAAGGAAGGACAGAGGAAGAACCAGGTAAGGAAGGGGTTCCACCGCTGGAACCCAGTGGGTTCCCCCCGTGAAACTCACCGGGTTCCACCGGTGGAACCCGGCTGTCCTCCCCATCTGGGTTCCCTCCGTGGAACCCTGCTTCCTCGCCTGGGTTCCCCGCGTGGAACCCAGCCTCGACCTGCGACGATTCGGTCTTCTCTCGGCGAGCAACCTCGCGGTCTTCGACGTCCTGATAGGTCATCGCAGGCTTGGCGGGGGCCGACCGCGTGACTCCGGGGCGGGCTTTGTTGGGGTTCTTCGGAGCAGCCTTGCGGGCCTCCAGACGCTCCTTGAGCTCCGGCGTGGTCGGCGTGGGCGGTACCCCGAGGGGGAAGACCCGGTAGACCGCCGAGCGTCCCGCCTTGCCTACCTCCACGCGCTCGACAAGCCCTTTGGCTATCAGCTCCGTGACGATGGTGATGGCGCGTTTGTCGGTCACGCCGACCCAGGCCGCGAGGCGGGTGATGCCGGGGCGCGCGAGTCGCGTCTCGTCGTCGGCGCTGTCCGCGATCTTCATGAGGGCAAGTTTCTGGCTCTGGCTGAGCACGTCAGGCGGCAAGTAGGCCGCAGCGATCATCAGTTGGATGGACACGGTTCCCCTTGGGCGGTACAGGCACGGCGGCAGGACGGGGTGCCCCGCCCGGTCGCTCCCGGGCGGGGCTGAGACTCATCGAGTCGGGTCAGGCCGGCGCGATGTTGATGACCGCGGGCGTCTTCTTGCCGGTCTTCCGCCGGGGGATCGCCAGTCCTGCGTCCTTGAGGTTCTTGACCATGCGGTTGACGTCCGGCGTCATCGGGACCGGGATTCCGGCGACCTCATGCAGGTCGACCATCGCCTCCACGTCGTCCTTCTCCTCGTCGTTGCCTCCGCGCCAGGACAGCTTGTTGGGGCCGTAGATCCCCTCCGGGGACTGGTCGAGCTTCTTGCGTGCGAACTTCTTGGTCCTGTCGCCCTCGCTGGCGAGTTCGTGTCCCTTCACGTAGTCGATGAGCGCCTGTTCGCGGTCGGCGTCGCTGCGGATGAGCGCGGTCTGCTCGGGCACGCCCGGAGCTGTCCCGGGCCAGCACAGGGAGCGGAACGGGCAGTAGTCGCAGATGGCGTCCAGACCGGGGCCGTTGAAGTCGCGGGGCATCTCTTCGGGATTGCCAGTCTCGCGCACACGTTCCACCCACCACTGGGCCTCCGCCGCGCGCTGCGGGTCGAAGTCGATCTCCTGGACGTGCTCCGCGCCGGAGTCCCGGTTGATGAACCGGAAGCGAATACGACCGATGTTCAGTGGCCCCAGGCGGGACAGGTACCGCTGGCCGGGAACGT
The Streptomyces sp. NBC_01485 genome window above contains:
- a CDS encoding DNA cytosine methyltransferase, which codes for MATFIDLLCGAGGSSTGLVEAGHELILGINHWDLAIETHAANHPTCEHAVMTLTDAFPMRMLPKADALWASVICTEISPAGGRRRETNQLDLLDLLEEERGDWEALSKDAFEATRVTAWCVLRAAEAKRFKAVVVENVVEFGLDWILFEKWLESMEVLGYRYQIVCVSSAHVGDEVNLRAPQWRDRMYVVFTLKTMRKPDLEPRPLAPCVDCGEDVHAVQSWTKTEGLRIGKYRRDYIYRCPNTRCRHAMVEPYVRPASDIIDWSDLGKRIGDRKKPLADTTMDRIRAGRLKFPWRPYSISLTHGKDGGDRAFAVEDRPLPARTVKQGDALLVPTGGSWNTDAVPLDVPMRTRTTRESEALLTMDPFIIEYRNHATASPASDPLSVVTAQGNHHGLVTHAGTAPERARNTLVVPYRKAAVKTAAEPVHTLSTRDSAALVQNAPDINDCYFRMLKPREQLEGQRFPKKYVVYGNQAEQTAQAGNAVSVNVARWIGQRLEPVL
- a CDS encoding helix-turn-helix domain-containing protein produces the protein MSIQLMIAAAYLPPDVLSQSQKLALMKIADSADDETRLARPGITRLAAWVGVTDKRAITIVTELIAKGLVERVEVGKAGRSAVYRVFPLGVPPTPTTPELKERLEARKAAPKNPNKARPGVTRSAPAKPAMTYQDVEDREVARREKTESSQVEAGFHAGNPGEEAGFHGGNPDGEDSRVPPVEPGEFHGGNPLGSSGGTPSLPGSSSVLPSPLTPTADAAGEPASAPPDGSADERGEPRRGCTKHRGRPAASCRGCGTNPRAGRRREQAEAKDEEHREHGRFWDEWHEDAARRRQRVEEHPEATEEARRAAREAVRARKGGSQRKT
- a CDS encoding PD-(D/E)XK nuclease family protein, yielding MENSPMSVATVDGIAPSIWDAAHDVDARRPRSRQTQLGASDTVCGRRAAYILHGTTPTDHPDKRAAILGTFIHHGLLESARTEYRWLVERSVQDNLIRGHVDVVQLDAATAARLPARHRPAIPADVLTVEDVKTKSTYLWDRVLRYGATAAELRQVQLYAGALFEVGFEDVPGQRYLSRLGPLNIGRIRFRFINRDSGAEHVQEIDFDPQRAAEAQWWVERVRETGNPEEMPRDFNGPGLDAICDYCPFRSLCWPGTAPGVPEQTALIRSDADREQALIDYVKGHELASEGDRTKKFARKKLDQSPEGIYGPNKLSWRGGNDEEKDDVEAMVDLHEVAGIPVPMTPDVNRMVKNLKDAGLAIPRRKTGKKTPAVINIAPA